A single genomic interval of halophilic archaeon DL31 harbors:
- a CDS encoding peptidase M50 (KEGG: hbo:Hbor_28900 zn-dependent protease~PFAM: Peptidase M50; Cystathionine beta-synthase, core~SMART: Cystathionine beta-synthase, core): MKGIRIGTVFGIPIRLDATFLLILPIFAYLIGSDVETITTELLNTTFGAGIDPAPLTGGLTPFALGAVAAIGLFTCVLLHEFGHSLVAMHYGYEIDSITLWLLGGVARFAEMPEDWKIELQVALAGPAVSVALGIVAFAAFSVVPGSQPALAFLLGYLALMNIVLAVFNMLPGFPMDGGRVLRALLARTRPYARATQIAAEVGKGFAILLGLFGLFNFNLYLLALAFFIYMGAAGEAQQTVMRAAFRGVIVSDVMTSKESLHTVAPDDSVAQLIQRMFRERHTGYPVVKNGRLVGMVTLGDAQEVNEVEHDAMRVDDVMTTEIITVTPQSDALEALQTMQENSIGRLAVVDANGDLCGIISRTDLMTAFDIIQSSGAQSNDSLGPGVTPFSR; encoded by the coding sequence ATGAAGGGTATTCGTATCGGGACGGTGTTCGGGATCCCGATCCGACTTGACGCCACGTTCCTCCTGATACTGCCAATTTTCGCCTACCTGATCGGCAGCGACGTTGAGACCATCACCACTGAGCTGCTCAACACCACCTTCGGCGCGGGGATTGACCCGGCCCCACTCACCGGCGGACTGACCCCCTTTGCACTGGGGGCGGTGGCCGCAATCGGGCTGTTCACCTGCGTGCTTCTCCACGAGTTCGGCCACTCGCTGGTCGCGATGCATTACGGCTACGAGATCGACTCCATCACACTCTGGCTGCTCGGTGGCGTCGCCCGCTTCGCCGAGATGCCCGAGGACTGGAAAATCGAACTGCAGGTCGCCCTTGCCGGGCCGGCGGTCAGTGTCGCACTCGGCATCGTTGCGTTCGCCGCGTTCAGCGTCGTGCCGGGGAGCCAGCCCGCACTCGCGTTCCTGCTGGGCTATCTCGCGCTGATGAACATCGTGCTCGCGGTGTTCAACATGCTGCCGGGGTTCCCGATGGACGGCGGCCGCGTGCTGCGTGCGTTGCTCGCCCGCACCCGACCGTACGCCCGAGCGACCCAAATTGCCGCCGAGGTAGGGAAGGGGTTCGCCATCCTGCTCGGCCTCTTCGGCCTGTTCAACTTCAACCTCTACCTGCTCGCGCTCGCGTTCTTCATCTACATGGGTGCGGCGGGTGAGGCCCAGCAGACGGTGATGCGGGCAGCGTTCCGCGGCGTCATCGTCAGTGACGTGATGACCAGCAAGGAGAGCCTCCACACCGTCGCACCGGACGATTCGGTCGCCCAACTCATCCAGCGAATGTTCCGCGAGCGCCACACCGGCTATCCAGTGGTGAAGAACGGCCGCCTCGTCGGTATGGTGACGCTTGGCGATGCTCAAGAGGTCAACGAGGTCGAACACGATGCGATGCGCGTCGATGACGTGATGACGACCGAAATCATCACTGTGACGCCCCAGAGTGACGCGCTTGAAGCGCTCCAGACGATGCAGGAGAACAGCATTGGGCGGCTGGCGGTCGTCGACGCCAACGGCGACCTCTGCGGGATTATCTCCCGGACCGACCTGATGACCGCCTTCGACATCATCCAGTCCAGCGGCGCGCAGTCCAACGATTCGCTGGGGCCGGGTGTGACGCCGTTCAGTCGGTGA
- a CDS encoding Cupin 2 conserved barrel domain protein (PFAM: Cupin 2, conserved barrel~KEGG: hvo:HVO_0284 cupin superfamily protein), translating into MSEPQQQPVLKRAADIAYESVDAAEGMEQGVLLDESDGAPNFAIRRFVLDPGASVPRHTNAVEHEQYVLEGEYTVGISEASETPLADGEAVDDGAEYTVSAGDTLLIPADVVHWYRNDGDEQGAFICGVPNGDDEIQLAE; encoded by the coding sequence ATGAGTGAACCACAGCAGCAGCCGGTCCTGAAGCGCGCCGCCGATATCGCGTACGAGTCGGTCGACGCTGCAGAGGGGATGGAGCAGGGCGTCCTGCTCGACGAGTCCGACGGCGCACCGAACTTCGCCATCCGGCGGTTCGTGCTGGACCCTGGCGCGTCAGTCCCCCGACACACCAATGCGGTCGAACACGAACAGTACGTGTTGGAGGGCGAGTACACCGTCGGAATCTCGGAGGCGTCGGAGACGCCTCTAGCAGACGGCGAAGCCGTCGACGACGGTGCGGAGTACACGGTTTCAGCGGGTGATACCCTGCTAATCCCTGCGGACGTCGTTCATTGGTACCGAAACGACGGCGACGAACAAGGGGCGTTCATCTGTGGGGTGCCAAACGGCGACGACGAGATACAGCTCGCAGAGTGA
- a CDS encoding hypothetical protein (KEGG: htu:Htur_1955 hypothetical protein): MSSSTRPKAVLFCAVCSHESPPDGDWTETATDTEFGERLALSCPDCATTITRRPLDSRSVNAVVAAD, from the coding sequence ATGAGTTCCTCCACCCGCCCAAAGGCGGTGTTGTTCTGTGCCGTCTGCAGTCACGAGAGCCCACCTGACGGCGATTGGACCGAAACAGCGACGGATACGGAGTTTGGCGAGCGACTGGCGCTCTCCTGTCCGGACTGTGCGACGACGATTACGCGCCGGCCCCTGGACAGCCGAAGCGTCAACGCCGTCGTGGCCGCGGACTGA
- a CDS encoding DEAD/DEAH box helicase domain protein (manually curated~PFAM: DNA/RNA helicase, DEAD/DEAH box type, N-terminal; DNA/RNA helicase, C-terminal~KEGG: hbo:Hbor_28920 DNA/RNA helicase, superfamily II~SMART: DEAD-like helicase, N-terminal; DNA/RNA helicase, C-terminal) produces MSQQVVRVGTLFLHEAGDDFLVVVVRDGSRVFRGKLELKETDAGPRPRRFLQTGDSGEEPLRPEEFVELARSATRIRISQQTSEGGRTRLQEMLEGYQQEALVVRTCRYCANASRYSPITEETAITADRDHICQDCAVEELERELAFKGQFTGAAQDRLEELLLDVGDLDRIVDLLSGNLDPDLTQFDTISATNDEVDPFPTTDLDLHPWLQSDIEGRFENLLPVQSLAVENGLFDGDDQLVVSATATGKTLVGELAGVDRALKGEGKMLFLVPLVALANQKHEDFKARYGDELDVTLRVGGSRVTGSGAKFDPNADIIVGTYEGIDHGLRTRKDMGDIGTVVIDEIHSLKEGERGHRLDGMISRLKHFCEQREKSRSGYGGAQYIYLSATVGNPKWLSKRLRATLIEFEERPVPIERHVTFADGREKLRIENRLVKREFDTKSSKGYRGQTIIFTNSRRRCHEISRKLEYDSAPYHAGLDYGKRKQVERRFGNQDLSAVVTTAALAAGVDFPASQVIFDTLAMGIEWLSVQEFSQMLGRAGRPDYHDKGTVYLLIEPDCSYHGSMEATEDEIAFKLLKGEMEDVSTIYDEAAAAEETLANVVVAGKLAKRLNDRMLGDIPTKHAIGKLLEWGFIDGFEPTPLGRAVTSHFLSPDDAFRILEGIRNDSTPYELLAELELADQEL; encoded by the coding sequence GTGTCACAGCAGGTCGTCCGCGTCGGGACGCTGTTCCTCCACGAAGCCGGTGACGACTTCTTGGTCGTCGTCGTCCGAGACGGCTCCCGGGTGTTCCGCGGGAAACTCGAACTCAAGGAGACCGACGCCGGCCCCCGGCCGCGACGGTTCCTCCAGACGGGCGATTCGGGGGAGGAACCGCTCCGCCCCGAGGAGTTCGTCGAACTCGCCCGCAGCGCCACCCGCATCCGTATCTCCCAACAGACCTCCGAGGGGGGTCGCACGCGCCTGCAGGAGATGCTCGAAGGCTACCAGCAAGAGGCGTTGGTGGTCAGGACCTGCCGCTACTGCGCCAACGCAAGCCGGTACTCCCCCATCACGGAGGAAACAGCCATCACCGCCGACCGCGACCACATTTGTCAGGACTGCGCCGTCGAGGAACTGGAGCGCGAACTCGCCTTCAAAGGGCAGTTCACTGGGGCCGCACAGGACCGCCTCGAGGAGCTCCTGCTCGATGTCGGGGACTTAGACCGTATCGTCGACCTGCTCTCGGGAAACCTCGACCCCGACCTCACCCAGTTCGACACCATCTCCGCGACCAATGACGAGGTGGACCCGTTCCCGACCACCGACCTCGACCTCCACCCGTGGCTTCAGTCTGACATCGAAGGTCGCTTCGAGAATTTGCTTCCCGTCCAGAGCCTGGCGGTCGAGAACGGCCTCTTCGACGGCGACGACCAGTTGGTCGTCTCCGCGACGGCGACGGGGAAAACCCTCGTCGGCGAGCTCGCGGGCGTCGACCGCGCGCTAAAGGGCGAGGGGAAGATGCTCTTTCTCGTCCCGCTGGTCGCGCTGGCCAACCAGAAACACGAGGACTTCAAAGCGCGCTACGGCGACGAACTCGACGTGACGCTCCGCGTCGGCGGCTCTCGCGTCACCGGTTCGGGTGCGAAGTTCGATCCCAACGCCGACATCATCGTCGGCACCTACGAGGGGATCGACCACGGGCTCCGAACGAGGAAGGATATGGGCGACATCGGAACCGTCGTCATCGACGAGATTCACAGCCTGAAGGAAGGCGAGCGGGGCCACCGCCTCGACGGGATGATCTCCCGGCTCAAACACTTCTGCGAGCAGCGGGAGAAATCCCGGAGCGGCTACGGTGGCGCCCAGTACATCTACCTCTCGGCGACGGTGGGCAACCCCAAGTGGCTCTCCAAGCGCCTGCGGGCCACCCTCATTGAGTTCGAAGAGCGACCCGTCCCCATCGAACGCCACGTCACCTTCGCTGACGGGCGGGAGAAACTGCGTATCGAGAACCGACTCGTCAAGCGGGAGTTCGACACCAAATCCTCGAAAGGCTACCGTGGGCAGACCATCATCTTCACCAACTCACGGCGGCGCTGTCACGAGATTTCACGCAAACTTGAGTACGACTCCGCACCCTACCACGCCGGCCTCGACTACGGCAAGCGCAAGCAGGTCGAGCGTCGGTTCGGCAACCAGGACCTCTCGGCGGTCGTCACCACCGCAGCCCTCGCGGCAGGGGTGGATTTCCCCGCCTCACAGGTCATCTTCGACACCCTGGCCATGGGAATCGAGTGGCTCTCTGTCCAGGAGTTCTCCCAGATGCTTGGCCGGGCTGGCCGGCCCGACTACCACGACAAGGGGACGGTGTATCTCCTCATTGAGCCGGACTGCTCCTACCACGGCTCGATGGAGGCCACCGAGGACGAAATCGCGTTCAAGCTCCTCAAAGGCGAGATGGAGGACGTCTCCACCATCTACGACGAGGCCGCAGCCGCCGAGGAGACGCTGGCGAACGTCGTCGTCGCGGGGAAACTCGCCAAGCGACTGAACGACCGGATGCTCGGCGACATACCCACCAAACACGCGATTGGCAAACTGCTCGAGTGGGGGTTCATCGACGGCTTCGAGCCGACGCCGCTGGGCCGGGCGGTGACAAGCCACTTCCTCTCACCCGACGACGCCTTCCGCATCCTCGAGGGGATTCGGAACGACAGCACGCCCTACGAGCTCCTCGCAGAGCTCGAACTCGCGGACCAGGAGCTGTAA
- a CDS encoding TrkA-C domain protein (PFAM: Regulator of K+ conductance, C-terminal; Divalent ion symporter~KEGG: hbo:Hbor_28930 di-/tricarboxylate transporter) produces the protein MVTLTPGIALVALIVVAALVLFATEPVPVDITALGIMVTLMLVEPTSALLADAGLIADQITMIRPEQGLSGFASPATITVLAMFILSEGVRRTGIVQTLGSFIATATGDSESKQLGAIIGVVSPISGFINNTAAVAILLPMVVDVADRGNTSPSKLLLPLSYASMFGGTLTLIGTSTNILASDVAARLALQYPDTDLHAMTMFEFTGLGIIVSIVGVVYLMTLGRWLTPARIEPRGDLTEEFGVADYLAEVTVREDSPMIGRKVGNALVDSELDVDILQLIRDDEVFLEPLNSKQIQAGDIFAVRTDRDTLLSLLDMEGLDLLPDVTVDEAELEQAEGGHNLVEVVIAPGSSLVGESLVSTGFRQRYDATVLALRRGRELVRRRMDQIPLKVGDTLLVQATTDSIERLEANRNFIVASEVERHDWRESKTWLAIGIVAAAVGLAGAGILPIVVSALAGSFAMVVTGCLKPGELYDAVQWDVIILLAGVIPLGIALEQTGAASLLAQAVVASADFLPTVGVLALFYLVTALLTNVISNNASVVLMIPVAVEAAQSIGASAFAFLLAVMFAASTAFMTPVGYQTNLFVYGPGGYRFTDYLRVGGPLQLLLMGVTTVGITVLFGLTP, from the coding sequence GTGGTAACGCTAACGCCGGGCATCGCCTTAGTCGCGCTCATCGTGGTCGCGGCGCTGGTGCTGTTCGCCACCGAACCCGTCCCGGTGGACATCACGGCACTCGGCATCATGGTGACCCTGATGCTCGTGGAGCCAACGAGCGCCCTGCTCGCTGACGCGGGCCTCATCGCAGATCAGATCACCATGATTCGTCCTGAGCAGGGGCTCTCTGGCTTCGCCAGCCCAGCGACCATCACCGTCCTCGCGATGTTCATCCTGAGCGAGGGGGTACGCCGAACCGGTATTGTCCAGACGCTGGGCTCGTTCATCGCCACGGCGACCGGTGACAGCGAGAGCAAGCAGCTGGGTGCCATCATCGGCGTCGTCTCACCGATCTCCGGCTTCATCAACAACACCGCCGCCGTCGCCATCCTGCTGCCGATGGTCGTCGACGTGGCCGACCGTGGCAACACGTCGCCGTCGAAGCTGCTGCTGCCGCTCTCTTATGCCTCGATGTTCGGCGGGACGCTAACGCTCATCGGCACCTCGACGAACATTCTCGCGAGCGACGTGGCCGCGCGGCTGGCGCTCCAGTATCCGGACACTGACCTCCACGCGATGACGATGTTCGAGTTCACCGGGCTGGGCATCATTGTCTCTATCGTCGGCGTCGTCTACCTGATGACGCTCGGGCGCTGGCTCACGCCGGCACGCATCGAGCCTCGGGGCGACCTCACCGAGGAGTTCGGCGTGGCCGACTACCTCGCCGAGGTGACCGTGCGGGAGGACTCCCCCATGATCGGCCGGAAGGTGGGGAACGCGCTCGTCGACTCGGAGCTCGACGTGGACATCCTCCAGCTCATCCGCGACGACGAGGTGTTCCTCGAGCCGCTCAACTCCAAGCAGATCCAGGCGGGGGATATCTTCGCGGTGCGCACCGACCGGGACACGCTGCTCTCCCTGCTCGACATGGAGGGGCTGGATCTCCTGCCGGACGTGACCGTTGACGAGGCGGAGCTGGAGCAGGCTGAGGGCGGCCACAACCTGGTCGAGGTCGTCATCGCACCGGGCTCCTCGCTTGTGGGCGAATCACTGGTCTCGACAGGGTTCCGCCAGCGTTACGACGCGACGGTGCTCGCACTCCGGCGAGGTCGAGAACTGGTGCGACGCCGCATGGACCAGATACCCCTCAAGGTGGGTGACACGCTGCTGGTGCAAGCGACAACTGACTCTATCGAGCGGCTGGAAGCCAACCGCAACTTCATCGTCGCCAGCGAGGTCGAGCGCCACGACTGGCGCGAGAGCAAGACGTGGCTCGCCATCGGCATCGTCGCCGCTGCCGTCGGGCTTGCGGGCGCGGGCATCCTCCCCATCGTCGTCTCGGCGCTGGCTGGCTCGTTCGCGATGGTCGTCACCGGCTGCCTGAAGCCCGGCGAACTGTACGACGCGGTGCAGTGGGACGTGATCATCCTGCTTGCAGGGGTTATCCCGCTGGGCATCGCACTGGAGCAGACCGGGGCTGCCTCGCTGCTGGCCCAGGCAGTCGTCGCCTCCGCGGATTTCCTCCCGACAGTGGGCGTGCTTGCACTGTTCTACCTCGTCACCGCGCTGCTGACCAACGTCATCAGCAACAACGCGAGTGTCGTACTGATGATTCCCGTCGCCGTCGAGGCGGCCCAGTCAATCGGCGCCAGTGCCTTCGCGTTCCTGCTGGCGGTGATGTTCGCGGCGAGTACGGCGTTCATGACGCCGGTGGGCTATCAGACCAACCTCTTTGTCTACGGGCCCGGTGGCTATCGGTTCACGGACTATCTCCGGGTGGGTGGCCCGCTCCAGCTCCTGCTGATGGGTGTGACCACGGTGGGTATCACCGTGCTGTTCGGTCTCACGCCCTGA
- a CDS encoding hypothetical protein (KEGG: hla:Hlac_0918 hypothetical protein), with protein MVEEAAEQLTEYVYDRVGDGLRTVVIIKGDNHEIKYLNDDLQQGYTKEAYTEVVDTFRLKDPFLSPGLAGKPVGERRALIHYHENACVIQLPYSESETILLSVSREAGQNLIEFIESCREIVREQS; from the coding sequence ATGGTCGAAGAGGCAGCAGAGCAACTCACAGAGTACGTGTATGACCGCGTCGGCGACGGTCTTCGGACAGTAGTCATCATCAAGGGAGACAATCACGAAATTAAATATCTCAATGACGATCTCCAACAGGGATACACAAAAGAAGCCTACACGGAGGTTGTGGACACCTTCCGCCTCAAAGATCCGTTTCTATCGCCTGGACTTGCAGGCAAACCGGTAGGCGAACGACGCGCCCTTATCCACTATCACGAGAATGCGTGTGTGATTCAGCTTCCGTATTCAGAATCAGAAACGATTCTTCTCAGCGTTTCGCGAGAAGCCGGTCAAAACCTCATCGAATTCATCGAATCGTGTCGAGAAATAGTACGAGAGCAATCGTAA
- a CDS encoding hypothetical protein (KEGG: htu:Htur_4238 hypothetical protein) codes for MTEALSFDTVLDLCQNQHRRVILAVLAEAQGPLTVNDLAETIVNYTHEIPVTEISEELRTPVQISLHHVHLPKLESTGVIQYDPEQHLVEPVDDFAQRVPYLSAILDADPELKRVVKL; via the coding sequence ATGACCGAGGCTCTGTCGTTCGATACCGTCCTTGATCTGTGTCAGAACCAACATCGCCGGGTCATCCTCGCGGTACTCGCAGAAGCCCAGGGGCCGTTGACGGTGAACGATCTCGCGGAGACGATTGTCAACTATACCCACGAGATACCGGTGACAGAGATTTCCGAGGAACTGCGTACACCGGTCCAAATCTCACTGCACCACGTGCACCTCCCGAAGTTGGAATCCACCGGAGTCATCCAGTACGACCCGGAGCAGCACCTCGTCGAACCGGTAGACGATTTCGCCCAGAGAGTCCCATACCTGTCTGCCATCCTTGATGCCGACCCAGAACTCAAACGTGTAGTCAAGTTGTGA
- a CDS encoding Bacterio-opsin activator HTH domain protein (PFAM: Bacterio-opsin activator, HTH~KEGG: htu:Htur_3425 bacterio-opsin activator HTH domain protein), producing the protein MATEATFTVPSDQFPLGTVFNQLPGVKIELERVVHSGGVIIPYFWVRGTAVEDIESAFEAHPGVKNIKLVDSVADEYLLRVEWVTDYDDVLTTLTETNIVLTEAVGTNQQWTFKIRGENRSSISEFQTRCRELGIPITLTELHALTTIETATEAALTETQQEALVLAYDRGYFESPREVTMEELGQELGITQQAVASRLRRGINHILGNTLSALTPPPR; encoded by the coding sequence ATGGCTACTGAGGCGACGTTCACGGTTCCATCCGACCAATTCCCCTTGGGAACGGTGTTCAACCAACTGCCAGGAGTGAAAATCGAACTGGAGCGGGTTGTTCACTCCGGTGGTGTGATAATTCCGTACTTCTGGGTCCGGGGCACAGCAGTTGAAGACATTGAGAGTGCGTTTGAGGCCCATCCGGGCGTGAAGAATATCAAGCTCGTCGATTCCGTCGCGGATGAGTACTTGTTGCGTGTCGAGTGGGTAACTGATTATGACGACGTGCTAACGACGTTGACGGAGACGAACATCGTACTCACCGAAGCTGTTGGGACGAACCAGCAGTGGACGTTCAAGATCCGTGGGGAAAATCGAAGCAGCATCTCGGAGTTCCAAACCCGTTGTCGAGAGTTGGGCATTCCGATCACCCTCACGGAGTTGCACGCACTCACAACGATCGAAACAGCCACCGAGGCGGCGCTCACGGAGACCCAACAGGAGGCACTCGTACTGGCTTACGATCGTGGTTACTTTGAATCTCCGCGCGAGGTCACGATGGAGGAACTCGGCCAGGAACTCGGCATTACACAGCAGGCCGTCGCCTCTCGCCTTCGGCGCGGGATTAACCATATCCTCGGGAACACGCTGTCCGCCCTCACACCCCCACCCCGGTAA
- a CDS encoding hypothetical protein (KEGG: htu:Htur_3423 hypothetical protein): MSYETSTDRGFLLATREWQAIGGAAGLMLLNVLVMYAVAASPLAGLNQLLFSIPIVGALVYGLFIAAGEIVAEKGFKQNSIGLAMAGVVVLELAFGLFGGGILAYLQVGARGTALAITGGITVLMTAAIGTYIYARSGTQFDHYGTWSTYAFLAGLVAILVGSFVQVVLLLGFVCIFLGFLFRLGYEMWEIRENRGRTASMQAVGLYVAVAGVFVHVLQLVVRMLIRR; this comes from the coding sequence ATGAGCTACGAGACCTCGACCGACCGTGGATTCCTTCTCGCGACCCGCGAGTGGCAGGCTATCGGTGGCGCTGCCGGGCTGATGCTGCTGAACGTGTTGGTGATGTACGCCGTCGCCGCCTCGCCGCTTGCGGGGCTGAACCAACTGCTGTTCTCCATCCCCATCGTCGGGGCGCTGGTGTACGGCCTGTTCATCGCCGCCGGAGAAATCGTCGCCGAAAAGGGGTTCAAGCAGAACTCGATAGGGCTGGCGATGGCTGGGGTCGTCGTCCTCGAACTCGCCTTCGGGCTGTTCGGCGGCGGCATCCTCGCCTACCTCCAAGTCGGAGCTCGTGGTACTGCCCTCGCCATCACCGGCGGGATTACGGTGCTCATGACCGCCGCTATCGGGACGTACATCTACGCGCGCTCGGGCACGCAGTTCGACCACTACGGGACGTGGTCGACGTACGCCTTCCTCGCCGGCCTCGTCGCCATCCTGGTCGGGAGTTTCGTGCAGGTGGTGCTGCTGCTCGGCTTCGTCTGCATCTTCCTCGGCTTTCTGTTCCGGCTCGGTTACGAGATGTGGGAGATTCGTGAGAACCGCGGCCGGACGGCGTCGATGCAGGCTGTTGGCCTCTACGTCGCTGTGGCCGGTGTGTTCGTGCACGTGCTCCAGCTCGTCGTGCGAATGCTGATCAGACGATAA
- a CDS encoding nucleic acid binding OB-fold tRNA/helicase-type (PFAM: Nucleic acid binding, OB-fold, tRNA/helicase-type~KEGG: hbo:Hbor_26830 single-stranded DNA-binding protein), which produces MSAIEDVHEELDADVTSEEFAEMVAEKVEEMGGLADDETAAMLVAHELEDEGGEVEGIADIEPGMDEVKFVAKIISIGERRTFERDGDQEDGQVVNAEVADETGRIRLSLWDEMAEGAIETLEEGEVLRIAGRPKEGYNGVEVSADKAEVEPGMEIEVSLSDSYTVEALSMGLSDVTLVGELLDVDDDYRTFDRDDGSEGRVANVAIGDETGRIRVTLWDEGTDLLEVLDAGEVVEVVDGYVREREGDLELHVGSRGTIEEVDEDVQFVPDTSDIADVEMGDTVDIAGGIIETDEKRTFDRDDGSQGQVRNVRVRDETGDIRVALWGGKADRDIELADRVAFTDVEIQDGWQDELEASAGWQSTVSLLEGTADVSGGDSGSEGGQQEKTPAGQGGLSSFGGDGDDDTPTSTPATGGETVDGDEAEFTGTVVQSGSPVVLDNGEETRSVETSESLTLGQEVTVRGVEHDGRIDADEVF; this is translated from the coding sequence ATGAGTGCCATCGAGGACGTCCACGAGGAGCTCGATGCGGACGTCACCTCCGAGGAGTTCGCGGAGATGGTGGCGGAGAAAGTCGAGGAGATGGGCGGGCTGGCTGACGACGAGACGGCGGCGATGCTGGTCGCCCACGAACTCGAGGACGAGGGCGGGGAAGTCGAAGGCATCGCTGACATCGAACCAGGGATGGACGAGGTGAAGTTCGTCGCCAAAATCATCTCCATTGGCGAACGCCGCACGTTCGAGCGCGACGGCGACCAAGAGGACGGCCAGGTCGTCAACGCCGAAGTCGCCGACGAAACGGGCCGTATCCGACTCTCGCTCTGGGACGAGATGGCCGAGGGAGCGATCGAGACCCTCGAGGAGGGCGAGGTGCTTCGCATTGCGGGCCGCCCGAAAGAGGGCTACAACGGCGTGGAGGTCTCGGCGGACAAGGCTGAGGTCGAACCTGGAATGGAAATCGAGGTATCGCTCTCGGACAGCTACACCGTCGAAGCGCTCTCGATGGGGCTCTCGGACGTCACCCTCGTTGGCGAACTGCTCGATGTGGACGACGACTACCGGACGTTCGACCGTGATGACGGCTCAGAAGGCCGTGTCGCCAACGTCGCGATCGGCGATGAGACCGGCCGAATCCGGGTCACGCTCTGGGACGAGGGGACCGACCTGCTCGAGGTACTCGATGCCGGCGAGGTCGTCGAAGTCGTCGACGGCTACGTGCGCGAACGCGAGGGTGACCTCGAACTCCACGTCGGCTCCCGTGGGACCATCGAGGAAGTCGACGAGGACGTCCAGTTCGTCCCCGACACGAGCGACATCGCGGACGTGGAGATGGGCGACACTGTCGATATCGCGGGGGGCATCATCGAGACCGACGAGAAGCGCACCTTCGACCGCGACGACGGTTCGCAGGGGCAGGTCCGCAACGTCAGGGTGCGGGACGAAACCGGCGACATCCGGGTCGCGCTCTGGGGCGGGAAAGCCGACCGCGATATCGAACTCGCCGACCGCGTCGCGTTCACCGACGTGGAGATTCAGGACGGTTGGCAGGACGAACTCGAGGCGTCCGCTGGCTGGCAGTCGACCGTGAGCCTGCTGGAAGGGACAGCCGACGTCTCGGGTGGCGACAGCGGGAGTGAGGGCGGTCAGCAGGAGAAAACACCGGCTGGACAGGGAGGCCTCTCCTCATTCGGTGGCGACGGCGACGACGACACCCCGACGAGCACACCAGCGACGGGCGGGGAAACCGTCGATGGAGACGAAGCCGAGTTCACTGGAACGGTGGTGCAGTCCGGCAGCCCCGTCGTGCTCGACAACGGCGAGGAGACCCGGAGCGTCGAGACCAGTGAGAGCCTCACGCTGGGCCAGGAGGTGACGGTGCGGGGCGTCGAACACGACGGCCGCATCGACGCCGACGAGGTCTTCTGA